A part of Salmo salar chromosome ssa18, Ssal_v3.1, whole genome shotgun sequence genomic DNA contains:
- the LOC106578032 gene encoding high affinity immunoglobulin gamma Fc receptor I-like produces MALPIASVKIVTPQGLLYPGETVTLQCDISDYTDWTYGWFRYKSSEWKFYWYRHRPDSTPVTTTSGYSYTLSWVNVSDGGQYWCRAGRGDPVYYTLYSDPVQINITERPVAVLILQPNWTQIFIRETVTMRCDIQGGGDTDWDYRWYKNSQLFSPFNTKPEYRISPVYRSNSGSYTCEGVKGNKLSNISDAVQLTVSDQPQPALSISPQWRNPGDLVSLSCEVDKTSTGWRFFWYRTVPYRAGLPSLSDKSYSLQPLSDNVTSEDSYTLIPAAGDVILESPVHPVTEGDSVTLTCTFRYQETNPNPKADFYKDGVLIKNETTGEMTIPTVSKSDEGFYKCKSGQGESPESWVTVRVSPVVSPGSSTSVLVGVVVGLVVAGVLLVILLVLLWRYQNSKGYCFNRIFW; encoded by the exons Atgg CTCTGCCCATTGCCTCAGTGAAGATAGTCACTCCAcagggtctcctctaccctggagAGACAGTCACTCTGCAGTGTGACATATCAGACTACACAGACTGGACGTACGGCTGGTTTAGATACA AGTCTTCTGAATGGAAGTTTTACTGGTACAGACACAGACCAGACTCTACACCAGTAACCACAACCTCTGGATACTCCTACACACTCAGCTGGGTCAATGTCTCTGATGGAGGACAGTACTGGTGTAGAGCTGGGAGAGGAGACCCAGTCTACTACACCCTGTACAGTGACCCAGTCCAGATAAACATTACTG AGAGACCTGTTGCTGTTCTGATCCTCCAACCCAACTGGACCCAGATATTTATTAGAGAGACTGTCACTATGAGATGTGAcatacagggaggaggagacacTGACTGGGACTACAGATGGTATAAGAATAGTCAGTTATTCAGCCCCTTTAACACAAAGCCTGAGTACAGAATCAGTCCTGTCTACAGGTCTAACAGTGGTTCATATACCTGTGAGGGTGTAAAGGGAAACAAGCTCTCCAATATCAGTGATGCTGTGCAACTGACTGTGTCTG atCAACCCCAACCTGCTCTGAGTATCTCTCCTCAGTGGCGGAACCCTGGAGACTTAGTGTCTCTGAGCTGTGAAGTTGACAAGACTTCTACAGGCTGGAGGTTCTTCTGGTACAGGACTGTTCCCTACAGAGCTGGGTTACCCTCCCTATCAGACAAGTCTTACTCTCTACAGCCCCTATCTGACAATGTGACTAGTGAAGACTCCTACACTCTGATCCCTGCTG CTGGTGatgtgatcctggagagccctGTCCATCCCGTGACTGAAGGAGACTCTGTAACTCTGACCTGTACATTTAGATATCAGGAAACAAATCCTAACCCCAAGGCTGATTTCTACAAAGATGGAGTACTCATCAAGAATGAGACGACAGGAGAGATGACCATCCCTACAGTATCCAAGTCAGATGAAGGATTCTATAAGTGTAAATCTGGTCAAGGAGAATCACCAGAGAGCTGGGTGACAGTGAGAG tctctccagtcgtatctcctgGATCCTCTACTTCAGTCCTAGTAGGAGTGGTTGTGGGTCTGGTTGTTGCTGgtgttctactggtcattctcctGGTCCTGCTGTGGAGATATCAAAACAGCAAAG